From the Homo sapiens chromosome 1, GRCh38.p14 Primary Assembly genome, one window contains:
- the OR2M7 gene encoding olfactory receptor 2M7: MAWENQTFNSDFLLLGIFNHSPTHTFLFFLVLAIFSVAFMGNSIMVLLIYLDTQLHTPMYFLLSQLSLMDLMLICTTVPKMAFNYLSGSKSISMAGCATQIFFYISLLGSECFLLAVMSYDRYTAICHPLRYTNLMRPKICGLMTAFSWILGSTDGIIDAVATFSFSYCGSREIAHFCCDFPSLLILSCNDTSIFEEVIFICCIVMLVFPVAIIITSYARVILAVIHMGSGEGRRKAFTTCSSHLMVVGMYYGAGLFMCIQPTSHHSPMQDKMVSVFYTIVTPMLNPLIYSLRNKEVTRALMKILGKGKSGD; this comes from the coding sequence ATGGCATGGGAGAATCAGACCTTCAACTCTGACTTCCTCCTCCTGGGAATCTTCAATCATAGCCCCACCCacaccttcctcttctttctggtCCTGGCCATCTTTTCAGTGGCCTTCATGGGAAACTCCATCATGGTTCTCCTCATCTACCTGGATACCCAgctccacacccccatgtacttccTCCTCAGCCAACTGTCCCTCATGGACCTCATGCTCATCTGCACCACTGTACCCAAGATGGCCTTCAACTACTTGTCTGGCAGCAAGTCCATTTCTATGGCTGGCTGTGCCACACAAATTTTCTTCTATATATCATTGCTTGGCTCCGAATGCTTTCTGTTGGCTGTTATGTCTTATGACCGCTACACTGCCATTTGCCACCCTCTAAGATACACCAATCTCATGAGACCCAAAATTTGTGGACTTATGACTGCCTTCTCCTGGATCCTGGGCTCTACAGATGGAATCATTGATGCTGTAGCGACATTTTCCTTCTCCTACTGTGGGTCTCGGGAAATAGCCCACTTCTGCTGTGACTTCCCTTCCCTACTAATCCTCTCATGCAATGACACATCAATATTTGAAGAGGTTATTTTCATCTGCTGTATAGTAATGCTTGTTTTCCCTGTTGCAATCATCATCACTTCCTATGCTCGAGTTATTCTGGCTGTCATTCACATGGGATCTGGAGAGGGACGTCGCAAAGCTTTTACTACTTGTTCCTCTCACCTCATGGTGGTGGGAATGTACTATGGAGCAGGTTTGTTCATGTGCATTCAGCCCACATCTCATCATTCTCCTATGCAGGACAAGATGGTGTCTGTATTCTACACCATCGTCACTCCCATGCTGAATCCTCTCATTTATAGCCTCCGCAACAAGGAAGTGACCAGAGCATTAATGAAAATCTTAGGAAAGGGCAAGTCTGGAGATTGA